A genomic window from Silene latifolia isolate original U9 population chromosome 11, ASM4854445v1, whole genome shotgun sequence includes:
- the LOC141611715 gene encoding uncharacterized protein LOC141611715, translated as MRFKIGSTVEVWTKKKVPTGAWRCAEIVSDNGLSYTVRFYRGRGIPKEGVDEVKAEDIRPSAPLLDGCVAWGVGDVVEVLDDGYWKVSMIEEAMGEDNYQIHVIGSIDEFRVNKSSIRVRQEWKENKWMLMDKDCGYCEDMISRMRKKTLMKQQQCGHNWQLVPDSAFLSKMLKRRSPDSPFDVVDNVERVRRRKTVNKAIPDDSYSFTGKVDITTHPRENNCKNHLHYLTKKTFTITNKSHKNLDKAKSIARATELADSVSNLSSVGSCSVMDAISDRGLSHSSTGCSQDDDSLSSDAESLKILGYEKEVSVSQSKREDTLKGHDFDLHSYRYILETLYASGPLTWDQEALLTDIRMKFDVSNDEHLTELRRLKCVGGVGLRCY; from the exons ATGAGGTTCAAGATTGGTAGCACAGTGGAGGTCTGGACAAAGAAGAAGGTGCCGACAGGCGCTTGGCGGTGTGCAGAAATTGTGTCTGATAATGGACTTAGTTACACTGTCAGGTTTTATCGTGGTCGAGGCATACCTAAGGAAGGCGTTGACGAAGTAAAAGCAGAAGATATCAGGCCTTCTGCACCATTGCTGGACGGTTGTGTTGCTTGGGGAGTTGGTGACGTTGTTGAAGTGTTGGACGATGGCTACTGGAAAGTTTCTATGATTGAAGAGGCTATGGGAGAAGATAATTATCAGATTCATGTTATTGGATCTATCGATGAGTTCAGAGTAAATAAATCGAGCATAAGGGTGCGGCAAGAATGGAAAGAGAACAAATGGATGCTCATGGATAAG GATTGTGGGTATTGTGAGGATATGATAAGCAGGATGCGCAAGAAGACTCTTATGAAGCAACAACAATGTGGGCATAACTGGCAGCTAGTTCCAGATTCTGCTTTCCTGTCAAAAATGTTGAAGAGGAGATCACCTGACAGTCCATTTGATGTTGTAGACAATGTAGAACGGGTTCGTAGACGAAAAACAGTGAATAAGGCTATCCCCGATGACTCGTATTCTTTCACTGGAAAGGTAGATATTACTACTCACCCAAGGGAAAACAATTGTAAAAACCACTTGCACTATCTTACCAAGAAGACGTTCACAATCACTAACAAGAGCCACAAAAATCTTGACAAAGCCAAGTCCATTGCAAGAGCTACTGAATTAGCTGATTCTGTGAGTAATCTATCATCTGTTGGTAGTTGTAGTGTTATGGATGCCATTTCTGACAGGGGGCTCAGCCATTCTTCAACTGGCTGTAGTCAGGACGATGATTCTCTTAGTAGTGATGCCGAGTCATTGAAAATTCTGGGATATGAGAAGGAAGTGTCGGTTAGTCAATCAAAACGGGAAGATACCTTAAAAGGGCATGATTTTGATTTACACAGTTATCGGTACATTCTTGAGACATTATATGCTTCGGGTCCCTTAACTTGGGATCAAGAAGCTTTACTAACAGACATACGCATGAAATTTGATGTCTCTAATGATGAACATTTGACCGAGTTAAGAAGATTGAAGTGTGTTGGTGGTGTTGGTTTGAGGTGTTACTAG
- the LOC141613508 gene encoding uncharacterized protein LOC141613508 → MDHRPTMNKVLSLLQNIERQKQITDNVAVLLTEANAYASFRHSNSKKPPVKTNNNNSATFKHCDHCNKNGHTRETCFGLTKCPHCQKTGYNPANCFLVRGFPNDKNKGRDKALFTKSAAPTRGANVADVLYAVSPLDDSIYQEDSPNGLNVTSTASTSNGLNSEVLDGIITSTVDQVLKRITDQQPRLSSANFACMICSHFYVFNAYKDRCLSGWIIDTGASNHIPYDNQILTNVHIFPQPVKVGLPYGSVTFVHKIGTVVLTDKISLFNVFHILDFKQNLLSVSKLLDNNRLSVVFTSHKCIFQDLSCKTIVAKGRRMGDLYRFDKKSLDKKSLYIVNLVKKLVSNKFHDVLNNPTRISNTSQALSYFSSSKSRDLVHSRMGHMYVNKMKYVPEYSHIIKRSDFHCESCVLTKHHMLPFPVSYNKASHCFDLLHLDVKANVKLIKLDNDTDFLQEHCGTLFKEKRDLASDMCSWDVLFKEQIFPYHKDKPHEDLQITTSSLVNPVVSTLVVTPSVTSNIQHSATASIPHYETHSEVELSGDQPETHNLQTQTSHSEPNIIRRPTRPRQMTTWLQDFQCFLLGQNHSTGSVQSTAFQSQVLGSLEDYHPEYIGSLSTVMLEHEPYTYKQAQKDPRWIEAMQKEVQALESNQTWDIVSLPAGHKAIGSKWVYKIKYNSDGSVERFKARLVPKGFNQVKDKDYKHNFSPVAKFTTVRALVVVAAAKHWPLFQLDINNAFLHGFLDEEVYMKAPEGYAVQEGLSRQDYSLFTKTNATDQSFTAALVYVDDVLLTGTSVSEIDKIKHALHSAFSIKDLGQMRYFLGLEISRNHSGLMINQRKYIMDILNDLKMENCSDAKFPMQQGLKLSIDQGELLDNPEQYRRLIRRSLYLNMSRLDISYGVQHLSQFVSNSRIPQMQAALHVVKYLKSTINAGLFYSAQSNLQLVAFSDADWGQCAYSCKSLSGYCVVLGSSLISWKTKKQATVSKRALLNQNT, encoded by the exons ATGGACCATCGGCCTACAATGAATAAGGTATTGAGTTTATTGCAAAACATTGAGCGCCAAAAACAAATTACAGATAATGTTGCTGTATTATTAACTGAAGCCAATGCATATGCTAGTTTCAGACACTCAAATTCCAAGAAACCTcctgttaaaactaataacaacaattCTGCTACTTTCAAGCATTGTGATCATTGCAATAAAAATGGTCATACAAGGGAAACTTGCTTTGGTCTGACCAAATGTCCACACTGTCAGAAGACTGGTTATAATCCAGCAAATTGCTTCCTTGTGAGAGGATTTCCCAATGACAAGAATAAGGGGAGAGACAAGGCTTTATTTACTAAGTCTGCAGCACCAACCAGAGGGGCCAATGTTGCTGATGTTCTGTATGCTGTTTCACCTCTTGACGACAGTATTTACCAAGAAGATTCTCCTAATGGTCTTAATGTCACCAGCACTGCATCTACCAGTAATGGACTTAATTCTGAAGTATTGGATGGTATTATTACTTCTACTGTTGATCAAGTTCTTAAAAGAATTACTGATCAACAACCCAGGCTCTCCTCTGCTAACTTTGCATGTATGATTTGTTCTCATTTTTATGTGTTTAATGCTTATAAAGATAGATGCCTAAGTGGCTGGATTATAGACACAGGTGCCTCTAATCACATCCCTTATGATAATCAAATTTTGACTAATGTTCATATTTTCCCACAGCCTGTTAAAGTTGGTTTGCCTTATGGTAGCGTTACGTTTGTGCATAAAATAGGCACAGTTGTTTTAACTGATAAAATTAGCTTGTTTAATGTGTTCCATATACTTGACTTTAAACAGAATTTACTCTCTGTTAGCAAGTTATTAGATAATAACCGTTTATCTGTTGTGTTTACATCACATAAATGTATATTTCAGGACCTTTCCTGTAAGACTATAGTTGCTAAAGGCAGGAGAATGGGTGATCTATATAGATTTGACAAAAAATCTTTGGATAAGAAGTCTTTGTACATAGTTAATCTTGTTAAGAAGCTAGTTTCAAATAAGTTTCATGATGTTTTAAATAATCCTACTAGAATTTCAAATACTTCTCAAGCTTTATCTTATTTTAGTAGTTCTAAGTCTAGAGATCTTGTACATTCCAGGATGGGCCATATGTATgtaaacaaaatgaaatatgtaCCTGAATATTCTCATATAATAAAAAGATCTGATTTTCATTGTGAATCTTGTGTTCTAACTAAGCATCACATGCTTCCCTTTCCTGTTAGTTATAATAAGGCTTCTCATTGCTTTGATCTTTTGCATTTAGATGTTAAA GCCAATGTCAAGCTTATAAAATTAGATAATGACACTGATTTTTTACAAGAGCATTGTGGTACACTTTTTAAGGAAAAAAGGGATCTTGCATCAGACATGTGTAGTTG GGATGTTTTATTTAAAGAACAGATTTTTCCTTATCATAAAGACAAGCCTCATGAGGATTTACAGATTACAACTAGTAGTTTGGTAAATCCTGTAGTATCTACTCTGGTGGTTACCCCATCAGTCACAAGCAATATTCAACATTCTGCTACAGCATCTATTCCACATTATGAGACTCATTCTGAGGTTGAATTATCTGGGGATCAACCTGAGACCCATAATCTTCAAACTCAGACTTCTCACTCAGAACCTAATATTATCAGAAGACCAACACGGCCAAGACAAATGACAACTTGGTTACAAGATTTTCAATGTTTTTTACTAGGACAGAATCATTCAACTGGTTCTGTACAGTCCACTGCTTTTCAGTCACAAGTTTTGGGTTCTTTAGAAGACTATCATCCTGAGTATATTGGTTCCTTATCTACTGTCATGCTTGAACATGAGCCTTATACTTATAAACAGGCTCAGAAAGATCCTAGGTGGATAGAAGCTATGCAGAAAGAGGTCCAAGCATTAGAATCCAATCAAACTTGGGATATTGTGTCTTTACCAGCAGGTCACAAAGCCATTGGTTCCAAGTGGGTGTACAAGATTAAGTATAACAGTGATGGCTCTGTGGAAAGATTTAAGGCAAGACTAGTGCCCAAGGGTTTTAATCAGGTTAAAGATAAGGACTATAAGCATAACTTTTCTCCTGTTGCTAAATTCACAACAGTTAGAGCTTTAGTAGTTGTTGCTGCTGCAAAACATTGGCCATTATTTCAACTAGACATAAATAATGCTTTCCTCCATGGTTTCTTAGATGAGGAAGTCTATATGAAGGCACCTGAGGGGTATGCTGTTCAAGAAGGGCTG TCAAGACAAGACTATTCATTATTCACAAAGACAAATGCAACTGATCAGTCATTTACAGCTGCATTAGTCTATGTAGATGATGTCCTGTTAACTGGCACTTCAGTTTCAGAGATTGACAAGATCAAGCATGCATTACATTCTGCTTTTTCTATTAAGGATTTGGGTCAAATGAGATACTTTCTTGGATTAGAGATCTCAAGGAATCATTCAGGACTCATGATTAATCAAAGAAAATACATTATGGATATCTTAAATGATTTAAAAATGGAGAATTGTTCAGATGCAAAATTCCCAATGCAACAAGGATTGAAATTGTCTATTGATCAGGGTGAATTACTGGACAATCCTGAGCAATACAGGAGACTGATAAGAAGGTCGCTATATCTTAATATGTCTAGGCTCGACATTTCCTATGGTGTGCAGCATCTTAGTCAATTTGTGAGTAATTCAAGGATACCTCAGATGCAAGCAGCCTTACATGTTGTGAAATATTTGAAGAGCACTATTAATGCTGGGTTATTTTACAGTGCACAGTCAAATCTACAGCTTGTTGCCTTCAGTGATGCTGATTGGGGTCAATGTGCTTACTCTTGTAAGTCCCTGAGTGGTTACTGTGTAGTGCTTGGTTCATCTTTAATCTCTTGGAAGACCAAGAAACAAGCAACTGTCAGTAAAAGAGCTCTGCTGAATCAGAATACATGA